In Anaerolineales bacterium, the following proteins share a genomic window:
- the cofE gene encoding coenzyme F420-0:L-glutamate ligase: MPLTLTPLFGIPLIRHGDNLADIVLNSLDENKITLQDDDIFVFAQKVVSKAEGRTVSLSTVTPSQRAIELGKQTEKDPRLVELILQESNEVLRTRVGAIIVEHKLGFVCANAGIDHSNVNPPLPLGEGLEVRAEDWVLLLPADPDRSAEEMRSEIQTKSGKRVGILIIDSHGRAWRNGTVGVAIGVAGIPALEDLRGREDLFKFKLQVTQVGVADELAAAASLMMGQAAEGTPVVHARGFPYPLREASLKEIIRPKDQDLFR, translated from the coding sequence ATGCCCCTCACCCTCACCCCTCTCTTTGGCATCCCCCTCATCCGCCACGGCGACAACCTGGCGGATATTGTTCTTAATTCGCTGGATGAAAACAAGATCACGCTTCAAGACGATGATATTTTCGTCTTCGCTCAAAAAGTCGTTTCCAAAGCCGAAGGGCGGACGGTGAGTCTTTCGACCGTCACGCCATCCCAACGCGCAATCGAACTTGGCAAACAAACGGAAAAAGACCCGCGCCTTGTCGAACTGATTCTGCAGGAAAGCAATGAAGTTCTACGCACCCGCGTCGGCGCCATCATCGTCGAACACAAACTCGGCTTCGTCTGCGCCAACGCAGGGATAGATCATTCGAATGTGAATCCCCCTCTCCCTTTGGGAGAGGGGCTAGAGGTGAGGGCAGAAGACTGGGTTCTCCTCCTCCCCGCCGACCCAGACCGAAGCGCGGAAGAGATGCGAAGCGAAATCCAAACCAAAAGCGGGAAACGAGTCGGCATCCTCATCATTGACTCGCATGGACGCGCTTGGCGAAACGGAACTGTCGGCGTTGCGATTGGCGTTGCAGGAATCCCCGCGCTGGAAGACCTGCGCGGCAGAGAAGACCTTTTCAAATTCAAATTGCAAGTGACGCAAGTGGGCGTCGCCGATGAACTCGCCGCCGCCGCGTCGCTCATGATGGGTCAAGCCGCCGAAGGGACGCCCGTTGTCCATGCGCGCGGTTTTCCATATCCATTGCGAGAAGCGTCGCTCAAAGAAATCATCCGCCCGAAGGATCAGGATTTGTTTCGATAA
- a CDS encoding PPOX class F420-dependent oxidoreductase has product MTIQTKYQDLVSDDSKAFLFLATLMPDGSPQVTPVWFSVDGDYILINTAEGRLKEKNMKERAKVAMTIQDPNERYRYIGIRGEVVGSTHEGADEHIDMLSRRYDNKPWPSKAGQVRIIYKIKPTHVHDRD; this is encoded by the coding sequence ATGACCATCCAAACAAAATATCAAGACCTCGTGAGCGACGATTCAAAAGCGTTTCTCTTTCTCGCCACACTCATGCCCGACGGCTCGCCACAGGTCACCCCTGTTTGGTTCAGCGTGGACGGCGATTACATCCTCATCAACACGGCGGAAGGGCGGCTCAAAGAGAAAAACATGAAAGAGCGCGCAAAAGTGGCGATGACCATTCAAGACCCCAACGAGCGTTATCGCTACATCGGCATTCGCGGCGAAGTGGTCGGCTCCACACACGAAGGCGCTGACGAACACATTGACATGCTCTCGCGGCGGTATGACAACAAGCCCTGGCCAAGCAAAGCAGGACAAGTTCGGATCATCTACAAGATCAAGCCGACTCATGTCCACGACCGCGACTGA
- a CDS encoding nitroreductase family protein gives MSTTATDLHTFLRTRRSVRRFKSDRVPDSVIQTILTTATFAPSAHNRQPWRFVVVADSSARKRLAEAMAVDFQRDLESDNVPPEKIQAQVTRSKERITSAPVAILLCLDMSEMDSYPDKRRTKAEFRMTVQSVAAAGMQLLLAAHAEGLGGVWACWPLFAQETIQKTLSLPESWEPQGMFFLGYPMNIPEARDRKSLQDITITI, from the coding sequence ATGTCCACGACCGCGACTGACCTGCACACCTTTTTGCGGACTCGCCGCTCGGTCCGACGCTTCAAATCGGACCGTGTGCCTGATTCAGTCATCCAAACGATTCTCACCACTGCGACCTTCGCCCCCTCCGCGCACAACCGCCAGCCGTGGAGATTTGTCGTAGTGGCAGATTCATCCGCCAGAAAAAGACTCGCCGAAGCGATGGCAGTTGACTTTCAACGCGACCTCGAAAGCGACAACGTCCCGCCTGAAAAAATCCAAGCGCAAGTGACCCGCTCCAAAGAACGGATCACCTCCGCGCCTGTCGCCATCCTCCTCTGCCTCGACATGAGCGAGATGGATTCGTACCCCGACAAACGCCGCACCAAGGCAGAATTCCGCATGACGGTTCAATCCGTCGCGGCGGCGGGGATGCAACTCCTCCTTGCCGCGCATGCGGAAGGTCTTGGTGGCGTGTGGGCGTGCTGGCCCCTGTTTGCCCAGGAAACGATTCAAAAGACTTTGAGCTTGCCCGAATCGTGGGAACCGCAGGGGATGTTTTTTCTTGGGTATCCAATGAACATTCCCGAAGCAAGAGATAGAAAATCTCTTCAAGACATCACGATCACGATATGA
- the cofD gene encoding 2-phospho-L-lactate transferase: protein MKIVALAGGVGGAKLAHGLAQILKPEELTVIVNTGDDFEHYGLYICPDLDTVCYTLAGLANPETGWGRADESWNVIENASKLGGPDWFKLGDRDLGTHLERTRRLKAGDSLSQITQDFCKAWGIQHTVLPMSDQPIRTMVETDEGELAFQEYFVHRRCEPRVKGFRFEGAEVAEPAVWAREAVASADAIVVCPSNPWVSVDPILAVFSPLLSGEGLGVRSIAVSPIIGGEAIKGPAAKMYRELGIEPSALAVARHYQGLITHFVMDTVDSQLIESVRGLNMQVTVTNTVMKSHVERKRLASEILEFIGVTV, encoded by the coding sequence ATGAAAATCGTCGCTCTCGCGGGCGGGGTCGGCGGCGCGAAGTTGGCGCACGGGCTTGCCCAGATACTCAAACCTGAGGAACTGACTGTCATCGTCAACACGGGCGATGACTTTGAGCATTATGGGCTGTATATCTGTCCTGATTTGGATACGGTCTGCTACACACTGGCGGGATTGGCAAATCCCGAAACGGGATGGGGTCGCGCCGACGAATCCTGGAATGTGATCGAGAACGCGTCCAAACTCGGCGGACCCGATTGGTTCAAACTCGGAGACCGCGACTTGGGCACACATCTCGAACGGACGCGGCGATTGAAGGCAGGCGATTCGCTCAGCCAGATCACTCAGGATTTTTGCAAGGCTTGGGGAATTCAACACACTGTCCTGCCGATGTCTGACCAACCGATTCGGACGATGGTTGAAACCGACGAGGGCGAGTTGGCTTTTCAGGAATATTTCGTCCATCGGAGGTGTGAGCCGCGCGTGAAAGGCTTCCGCTTTGAGGGGGCTGAGGTGGCTGAACCAGCTGTATGGGCGCGCGAAGCGGTTGCATCCGCAGACGCGATCGTCGTTTGCCCGTCGAATCCGTGGGTGAGTGTGGATCCGATACTTGCGGTGTTTTCCCCTCTCCTTTCAGGAGAGGGGTTAGGGGTGAGGTCAATCGCCGTATCCCCCATCATCGGAGGTGAGGCGATCAAAGGACCCGCCGCGAAGATGTATCGCGAGTTGGGCATCGAGCCTTCGGCGTTGGCGGTGGCAAGACATTACCAAGGATTGATCACACACTTTGTCATGGATACGGTTGACTCGCAACTTATTGAAAGTGTAAGGGGTTTGAATATGCAGGTAACCGTAACCAATACCGTAATGAAAAGTCATGTAGAGCGAAAGAGATTGGCTAGCGAAATCTTGGAATTTATTGGAGTTACTGTATGA